A stretch of the Larimichthys crocea isolate SSNF chromosome IX, L_crocea_2.0, whole genome shotgun sequence genome encodes the following:
- the ttc33 gene encoding tetratricopeptide repeat protein 33 isoform X1, translating to MASFGWKRKVGEKVSKSVVQQFEAEAEKAEGPGVEEEEEEEEVNWLHAIKRRREILLEDCAAKSKRLKDEGAQLAEQGRHWEAVKKWDEAIQLTPDNPVLYEMKSQVLTILQELFPAVKAAELAVKFRPLWWEGWQTLGRAQLNLGEVDLAVRSFQVAIHLCPSEHSLWQEDLAWACRLRKQHLATKEKIRQEEETQKQILNAPELEQDYDFESDEVLAACEAVAKRQTRYEELKRTTVIIDTEGNIKNVVTGEGGSEDTATPSKEQFVKARGL from the exons ATGGCTTCATTTGGCTGGAAGAGGAAAGTCGGTGAGAAGGTTTCAAAGTCAGTGGTGCAACAGTtcgaggcagaggcagagaaagcTGAAGGTCcaggtgtggaggaggaggaggaggaggaggaggtgaactGGCTGCACGCCATCAAACGAAGGAGAGAGATCCTGCTGGAGGACTGTGCAGCCAAGAGCAAGAGGCTGAAGGATGAGGGTGCACAGCTGGCCGAGCAAGGCAG gcaCTGGGAGGCCGTTAAGAAGTGGGACGAGGCCATTCAACTGACTCCAGACAACCCAGTGCTCTATGAGATGAAGTCTCAG GTACTGACCATCCTGCAGGAGTTGTTCCCCGCTGTGAAGGCAGCGGAGCTGGCGGTGAAGTTCCGCCCCCTGTGGTGGGAGGGTTGGCAGACTCTGGGCCGTGCCCAGCTCAATCTGGGAGAGGTGGACCTG GCTGTGCGGTCCTTCCAGGTTGCGATCCACCTGTGCCCATCGGAGCACTCCCTGTGGCAGGAAGACCTGGCGTGGGCATGCAGGTTACGGAAGCAGCACTTAGCAACCAAAGAGAAAATACGGCAAGAAGAGGAGACCCAAAAACAAATCCTCAATGCCCCAGAGCTCGAGCAGGACTATGATTTTGAATCTGATGAGGTGCTGGCCGCATGCGAGGCCGTTGCTAAGCGGCAGACGCGCTATGAGGAGCTGAAGAGGACTACCGTGATCATAGACACTGagggaaatataaaaaatgtagtCACTGGGGAAGGGGGATCAGAGGACACAGCGACACCGTCAAAGGAACAGTTTGTCAAAGCAAGAGGcctctga
- the ttc33 gene encoding tetratricopeptide repeat protein 33 isoform X2, whose protein sequence is MASFGWKRKVGEKVSKSVVQQFEAEAEKAEGPGVEEEEEEEEVNWLHAIKRRREILLEDCAAKSKRLKDEGAQLAEQGRHWEAVKKWDEAIQLTPDNPVLYEMKSQVLTILQELFPAVKAAELAVKFRPLWWEGWQTLGRAQLNLGEVDLLICLNSQTVVPRLGA, encoded by the exons ATGGCTTCATTTGGCTGGAAGAGGAAAGTCGGTGAGAAGGTTTCAAAGTCAGTGGTGCAACAGTtcgaggcagaggcagagaaagcTGAAGGTCcaggtgtggaggaggaggaggaggaggaggaggtgaactGGCTGCACGCCATCAAACGAAGGAGAGAGATCCTGCTGGAGGACTGTGCAGCCAAGAGCAAGAGGCTGAAGGATGAGGGTGCACAGCTGGCCGAGCAAGGCAG gcaCTGGGAGGCCGTTAAGAAGTGGGACGAGGCCATTCAACTGACTCCAGACAACCCAGTGCTCTATGAGATGAAGTCTCAG GTACTGACCATCCTGCAGGAGTTGTTCCCCGCTGTGAAGGCAGCGGAGCTGGCGGTGAAGTTCCGCCCCCTGTGGTGGGAGGGTTGGCAGACTCTGGGCCGTGCCCAGCTCAATCTGGGAGAGGTGGACCTG